From the genome of Streptacidiphilus rugosus AM-16, one region includes:
- a CDS encoding helix-turn-helix transcriptional regulator — protein sequence MPIAKSERLMNLALCLMNTKRPLSKRELRSSIEAYREAGAAGEPVSEDAFNRMFERDKDDLRELGLVIEVVENPLDGELGYLARRDVNSLPEIHLDAEEAAALSLAAGVWEQARLAGAASGALQKLRAAGSLAEDGGEGRTALQPRIPAREAAFEPLLVAARDRRPVGFDYRKSGSAVAEARTVEPWALEFWHGHWYLAGWDRDRADVRVFRLSRIVGKVRSKGGQFTAAVPDHVDVRQTVARFAGEGATERARVRVRRKAAFPLRAKALAAEPVDGEWDELEIPYGHGLAADLVEFGPDAVVVDPAELRTEVIARLRAVATGTPESEAGA from the coding sequence ATGCCCATCGCCAAGTCCGAGCGCCTGATGAACCTCGCGCTGTGCCTGATGAACACCAAGCGCCCGCTGAGCAAGCGGGAACTGCGGTCGTCCATCGAGGCCTACCGCGAGGCGGGGGCGGCGGGGGAGCCGGTCAGCGAGGACGCCTTCAACCGGATGTTCGAGCGGGACAAGGACGACCTGCGCGAACTCGGGCTGGTCATCGAGGTGGTGGAGAACCCGCTGGACGGCGAGCTCGGCTACCTGGCCCGACGTGACGTCAACAGCCTGCCGGAGATCCACCTGGACGCGGAGGAGGCCGCCGCGCTCAGCCTGGCGGCCGGCGTGTGGGAGCAGGCCAGGCTGGCCGGAGCCGCCAGCGGTGCGCTGCAGAAGCTGCGCGCGGCCGGTTCGCTGGCCGAGGACGGCGGCGAGGGCCGCACCGCGCTGCAGCCGCGCATCCCCGCGCGCGAGGCGGCCTTCGAACCGCTGCTGGTCGCGGCGCGCGACCGCCGCCCGGTCGGCTTCGACTACCGCAAGAGCGGCTCGGCCGTCGCCGAGGCCCGCACGGTCGAGCCCTGGGCGCTGGAGTTCTGGCACGGCCACTGGTACCTGGCGGGCTGGGACCGTGACCGCGCCGACGTGCGGGTCTTCCGGCTCAGCCGGATCGTGGGCAAGGTCCGCTCCAAGGGCGGCCAGTTCACCGCGGCCGTTCCCGATCACGTCGACGTCCGGCAGACCGTCGCCCGCTTCGCCGGCGAGGGCGCGACCGAGCGGGCCCGCGTCCGGGTGCGCCGGAAGGCGGCGTTCCCGCTGCGCGCGAAGGCGCTGGCGGCCGAGCCGGTGGACGGCGAGTGGGACGAGCTGGAGATCCCCTACGGCCACGGTCTGGCCGCTGACCTGGTCGAGTTCGGACCTGACGCGGTGGTCGTGGACCCGGCCGAACTGCGTACCGAGGTGATCGCCAGGCTGCGGGCCGTGGCGACGGGCACCCCTGAGAGTGAGGCGGGAGCATGA
- a CDS encoding helix-turn-helix transcriptional regulator, with amino-acid sequence MSSAIDQTRRMLSLVTYLRERPGARVSEVARAFGVSERELIRDLSVLPMCGTSFRGGDLLDIDTDGEQIWWHNPDDVAQPLRLAADEATSLLVAARAVAGLPGLRERDRQALTRAVAKLEAAAGDVAEGSTRVGVTFEAEGDVFAEIDRAFAERKRLWLQYWSSGRGELTEREVDPIRLVTEGHTYLEAWCRLSEDRRIFRLDRIAEIKVLDTPSDPPPLELRDLSEGLVRPSTEDPQVILEVGPGGRWVAEYYPHEAAEERPDGGLRIVLRTPDPASLLRLVLRLGPDGRVVAPQSLADRAREVAAQALARYDG; translated from the coding sequence ATGAGCAGCGCCATCGACCAGACGCGACGGATGCTGTCGCTGGTGACCTACCTGCGGGAGCGCCCGGGGGCCAGGGTCAGCGAGGTGGCCCGCGCCTTCGGGGTCAGTGAGCGCGAGCTGATCCGCGACCTGAGCGTGCTGCCCATGTGCGGCACCAGCTTCCGCGGCGGCGACCTGCTCGACATCGACACCGACGGCGAGCAGATCTGGTGGCACAACCCCGACGACGTCGCCCAGCCGCTGCGGCTCGCCGCCGACGAGGCGACCTCCCTGCTGGTCGCCGCGCGCGCGGTGGCCGGCCTGCCGGGCCTGCGCGAGCGCGACCGCCAGGCGCTGACCCGCGCGGTCGCCAAGCTGGAGGCGGCCGCGGGGGACGTGGCCGAGGGCAGCACCCGGGTCGGGGTGACCTTCGAGGCCGAGGGCGACGTCTTCGCCGAGATCGACCGCGCGTTCGCCGAGCGCAAGCGGCTGTGGCTGCAGTACTGGTCCTCCGGGCGCGGCGAGCTCACCGAGCGGGAGGTCGACCCGATCCGGCTGGTCACCGAGGGTCACACCTACCTGGAGGCCTGGTGCAGGCTCTCCGAGGACCGGCGGATCTTCCGGCTGGACCGGATCGCGGAGATCAAGGTGCTGGACACCCCCTCCGACCCGCCGCCGCTGGAGCTGCGCGACCTGTCCGAGGGGCTGGTCCGCCCGTCCACGGAGGACCCCCAGGTCATCCTCGAGGTCGGCCCGGGCGGGCGCTGGGTCGCCGAGTACTACCCGCACGAGGCGGCCGAGGAGCGCCCCGACGGCGGCCTGCGGATCGTGCTGCGCACGCCGGACCCGGCGAGCCTGCTGCGCCTGGTGCTGCGGCTCGGCCCCGACGGCCGCGTCGTCGCCCCGCAGTCCCTGGCGGACCGCGCCCGCGAGGTCGCGGCCCAGGCCCTGGCCCGGTACGACGGATGA
- the dop gene encoding depupylase/deamidase Dop: protein MSVRRVMGIETEYGISVPGHPNANAMLTSSQVVNAYAAAMHRARRARWDFEEENPLRDARGFDLARDAADASQLTDEDIGLANIILTNGARFYVDHAHPEYSSPEVTNPRDAVLWDKAGERIMEEAANRALQLPGAQPIHLYKNNTDNKGASYGTHENYLMKRATPFADIVRHLTPFFVSRQVVTGAGRVGINQDGSAQGFQLSQRADYFEVEVGLETTLKRPIINTRDEPHADAEKYRRLHVIIGDANLSEISTYLKLGTTALVLSMIEDGFISVDLVVDQPVRTLHRVSHDPSLQQLVQLRSGRKLTAVQLQMEYCELARKYVEDRYGQDADEQTRDVLDRWEDVLGRLERDPMSLSRQLDWVAKKEILEGYRRRDNLDWDDARLHLVDLQYADVRAEKGLYNRLAARGRMERLLDDDEVLRAAHKPPEDTRAYFRGRCLEQYADHVAAASWDSVIFDIPGRDSLQRVPTLEPLRGTRNHVKALLDRCRTAEELVRVLSGG from the coding sequence ATGTCTGTACGGCGCGTCATGGGTATCGAGACGGAGTACGGGATCTCCGTTCCGGGTCACCCCAACGCCAATGCCATGCTCACCTCGTCCCAGGTGGTCAACGCCTACGCGGCGGCGATGCACCGGGCCCGGCGGGCCCGCTGGGACTTCGAGGAGGAGAACCCGCTGCGCGACGCGCGCGGCTTCGACCTGGCCAGGGACGCGGCGGACGCCAGCCAGCTGACCGACGAGGACATCGGCCTCGCCAACATCATCCTCACCAACGGCGCGCGGTTCTACGTGGACCACGCCCACCCCGAGTACTCCTCGCCCGAGGTGACCAACCCGCGTGACGCGGTGCTCTGGGACAAGGCCGGCGAGCGGATCATGGAGGAGGCGGCCAACCGCGCCCTGCAGCTGCCCGGCGCGCAGCCGATCCACCTCTACAAGAACAACACCGACAACAAGGGCGCCTCCTACGGCACCCACGAGAACTACCTGATGAAGCGGGCCACGCCGTTCGCGGACATCGTGCGCCACCTGACGCCCTTCTTCGTCTCCCGCCAGGTGGTCACCGGCGCCGGGCGGGTCGGCATCAACCAGGACGGCTCGGCCCAGGGCTTCCAGCTCAGTCAGCGGGCGGACTACTTCGAGGTCGAGGTCGGCCTGGAGACCACCCTCAAGCGGCCCATCATCAACACCCGCGACGAACCGCACGCCGACGCGGAGAAGTACCGCAGGCTGCACGTCATCATCGGGGACGCCAACCTCTCCGAGATCTCCACCTACCTCAAGCTCGGCACCACCGCGCTGGTGCTCTCCATGATCGAGGACGGCTTCATCAGCGTCGACCTGGTCGTCGACCAGCCGGTGCGCACCCTGCACCGGGTCTCCCACGACCCCTCGCTGCAGCAGCTGGTGCAGCTGCGCAGCGGCCGCAAGCTGACCGCCGTGCAGCTCCAGATGGAGTACTGCGAGCTGGCCCGCAAGTACGTCGAGGACCGCTACGGCCAGGACGCCGACGAGCAGACCCGCGACGTGCTGGACCGCTGGGAGGACGTGCTCGGCCGGCTGGAGCGCGATCCGATGTCGCTCTCGCGCCAGCTCGACTGGGTCGCCAAGAAGGAGATCCTCGAGGGCTACCGCCGCCGCGACAACCTGGACTGGGACGACGCCAGGCTGCACCTGGTCGACCTCCAGTACGCGGACGTGAGGGCCGAGAAGGGCCTCTACAACCGCCTGGCGGCCCGCGGCAGGATGGAGCGGCTGCTGGACGACGACGAGGTGCTGCGGGCCGCACACAAGCCCCCGGAGGACACCCGCGCCTACTTCCGCGGCCGCTGCCTGGAGCAGTACGCCGACCACGTGGCCGCGGCGTCCTGGGACTCGGTCATCTTCGACATCCCCGGCCGGGACTCCCTGCAGCGCGTGCCCACCCTGGAACCGCTGCGCGGGACCAGGAACCACGTCAAGGCGCTGCTGGACCGCTGCCGCACGGCGGAGGAGCTGGTGCGCGTCCTCAGCGGAGGCTGA
- a CDS encoding FKBP-type peptidyl-prolyl cis-trans isomerase, with the protein MRRRLAAALLLAPALLLTGCGSSSKQASGTASSAAPCPDPSSSAAAAKLPVPAVVNSDSTLPTVAGEFGKSATITVPKGDPDGKFVIKTLSQGTGSTVTSDDVVGFNIVGQTWGGKSFQNSYADGGGAAVNNQHTTPMLPMFSKAVQGQKVGSRVLVVAPPAAGFGNAGYSQLKITCHDTLVMVMDITAGVPYDATAQGDAQTAPADLPTANVKDKAAASFTITAAQKNPKKLGVAVLVKGKGPAVKAGQQLIAQYTGALLSNGSVFDSSWNHGGATSFVIGKGQVIPGWDKALVGQTVGSRVLISIPSADGYGAQGNQGIPANSNLVFVVDIVGAA; encoded by the coding sequence GTGCGCCGACGACTCGCTGCCGCGCTGCTTCTCGCGCCCGCGCTGCTGCTCACCGGCTGTGGGAGCAGCAGCAAGCAGGCCTCGGGCACCGCGAGCAGCGCCGCCCCCTGCCCCGACCCCAGCAGCAGCGCCGCCGCGGCCAAGCTGCCGGTTCCCGCGGTCGTCAACAGCGACAGCACGCTGCCGACCGTCGCCGGCGAGTTCGGCAAGAGCGCCACGATCACGGTGCCGAAGGGCGACCCGGACGGGAAGTTCGTGATCAAGACCCTGTCCCAGGGCACCGGCTCCACGGTGACCTCGGACGACGTGGTCGGCTTCAACATCGTCGGGCAGACCTGGGGCGGCAAGTCCTTCCAGAACTCCTACGCCGACGGTGGCGGCGCGGCCGTCAACAACCAGCACACCACCCCGATGCTGCCGATGTTCAGCAAGGCGGTCCAGGGTCAGAAGGTGGGCAGCCGGGTCCTGGTCGTCGCCCCGCCGGCGGCCGGTTTCGGCAACGCGGGCTACTCGCAGCTGAAGATCACCTGCCATGACACGCTGGTCATGGTCATGGACATCACCGCGGGCGTGCCCTACGACGCCACCGCGCAGGGCGACGCCCAGACCGCCCCGGCGGACCTGCCCACCGCCAACGTCAAGGACAAGGCCGCGGCCAGCTTCACCATCACCGCCGCCCAGAAGAACCCGAAGAAGCTCGGCGTCGCGGTGCTGGTCAAGGGCAAGGGCCCGGCGGTGAAGGCCGGCCAGCAGCTCATCGCGCAGTACACCGGCGCGCTGCTCAGCAACGGCTCGGTCTTCGACTCCTCCTGGAACCACGGCGGCGCGACCAGCTTCGTGATCGGCAAGGGCCAGGTCATCCCCGGCTGGGACAAGGCGCTGGTCGGCCAGACCGTCGGCTCCCGGGTGCTGATCTCCATCCCGTCCGCGGACGGCTACGGCGCGCAGGGCAACCAGGGCATTCCGGCCAACTCGAACCTGGTCTTCGTCGTGGACATCGTCGGCGCCGCGTAA
- a CDS encoding ubiquitin-like protein Pup, whose product MATKDTGGGQQRANRSSEEVEETEVEANEASDLKERKEKLDDDVDAVLDEIDEVLESNAEDFVRGFVQKGGE is encoded by the coding sequence ATGGCGACCAAGGACACCGGCGGCGGTCAGCAGCGGGCGAACCGTTCCTCGGAGGAGGTCGAGGAGACCGAAGTCGAGGCCAACGAGGCCTCCGACCTCAAGGAGCGCAAGGAGAAGCTCGACGACGACGTGGACGCGGTCCTCGACGAGATCGACGAGGTGCTCGAGTCCAACGCCGAGGACTTCGTGCGCGGGTTCGTTCAGAAGGGCGGCGAGTGA
- the pafA gene encoding Pup--protein ligase, translated as MDRRIFGLENEYGVTCTFRGQRRLSPDEVARYLFRRVVSWGRSSNVFLRNGARLYLDVGSHPEYATPECDDVAELVTHDKAGERILEGLLVDAERRLHEEGIAGDVYLFKNNTDSAGNSYGCHENYLVARHGEFSRLADILIPFLVTRQLICGAGKVLQTPRGAVYCVSQRAEHIWEGVSSATTRSRPIINTRDEPHADAERYRRLHVIVGDSNMSETTTLLKVGATDLVLRMIEAGTVLRDLTLENPIRAIREVSHDLTGSRLVRLANGREASALEIQQEYFQKASDFADNRGIRSGTIARVLDLWGRTLEAIRTEDYSKVDREIDWVMKYQLIERYRAKNGMSMSHPRVAQIDLAYHDIHRRRGLYYLLQNRGQAERVSDDLKIFEAKSVPPQTTRARLRGDFIRRAQEQRRDFTVDWVHLKLNDQAQRTVLCKDPFRSVDERVEKLIAGM; from the coding sequence ATGGACCGCCGAATCTTCGGGTTGGAGAACGAGTACGGCGTCACCTGCACGTTCCGGGGGCAGCGACGACTGTCCCCGGACGAGGTGGCCAGGTACCTCTTCCGCCGTGTCGTGTCATGGGGCCGCAGCAGCAACGTGTTCCTGCGCAACGGGGCCCGCCTCTACCTGGACGTGGGTTCCCACCCCGAGTACGCCACCCCCGAGTGCGACGACGTCGCCGAGCTGGTGACGCACGACAAGGCGGGGGAGCGCATCCTCGAGGGCCTGCTGGTGGACGCCGAGCGCCGGCTCCACGAGGAGGGCATCGCGGGCGACGTCTACCTCTTCAAGAACAACACCGACTCCGCCGGCAACTCCTACGGCTGCCACGAGAACTACCTGGTGGCCCGGCACGGCGAGTTCTCCCGCCTGGCCGACATCCTGATCCCCTTCCTGGTCACCCGGCAGCTGATCTGCGGCGCCGGCAAGGTGCTGCAGACCCCGCGCGGCGCGGTCTACTGCGTCAGCCAGCGCGCCGAGCACATCTGGGAGGGCGTCAGCTCGGCGACCACCCGGTCCCGCCCGATCATCAACACCCGCGACGAGCCGCACGCGGACGCCGAGCGCTACCGCAGGCTGCACGTCATCGTCGGCGACTCCAACATGTCGGAGACCACCACCCTGCTCAAGGTCGGCGCGACCGACCTGGTGCTGCGCATGATCGAGGCCGGCACGGTGCTGCGCGACCTCACCCTGGAGAACCCCATCCGGGCGATCCGCGAGGTCTCGCACGACCTGACCGGCTCCCGGCTGGTCCGGCTGGCGAACGGCCGCGAGGCCAGCGCGCTGGAGATCCAGCAGGAGTACTTCCAGAAGGCGAGCGACTTCGCGGACAACCGGGGCATCCGCTCCGGCACCATCGCCAGGGTGCTCGACCTGTGGGGCCGCACCCTGGAGGCGATCCGCACCGAGGACTACTCCAAGGTGGACCGCGAGATCGACTGGGTCATGAAGTACCAGCTGATCGAGCGCTACCGGGCCAAGAACGGCATGAGCATGTCGCACCCGCGCGTGGCCCAGATCGACCTCGCGTACCACGACATCCACCGCCGCCGCGGCCTGTACTACCTGCTGCAGAACCGCGGGCAGGCCGAGCGGGTCAGCGACGACCTGAAGATCTTCGAGGCCAAGTCGGTGCCTCCGCAGACCACCAGGGCGCGGCTGCGCGGCGATTTCATCCGCCGCGCGCAGGAGCAGCGCCGCGACTTCACCGTGGACTGGGTGCACCTCAAGCTGAACGACCAGGCGCAGCGCACGGTGCTGTGCAAGGACCCGTTCCGCTCCGTCGACGAACGAGTGGAAAAGCTCATCGCCGGAATGTGA
- a CDS encoding FKBP-type peptidyl-prolyl cis-trans isomerase: MSIEKPEIDFPGGEAPTTLQIRDIWEGDGAEAKAGANVSVHYVGVAFSTGEEFDASWNRGQALRFKLGVGQVIAGWDQGVQGMKVGGRRELIIPAHLAYGDRGAGNAIAPGETLIFVVDLLGV, encoded by the coding sequence TTGAGCATCGAGAAGCCGGAGATCGACTTCCCGGGCGGCGAGGCCCCCACCACGCTGCAGATCCGCGACATCTGGGAGGGCGACGGCGCCGAGGCGAAGGCCGGGGCCAACGTCTCCGTCCACTACGTCGGCGTGGCCTTCAGCACGGGCGAGGAGTTCGACGCCAGCTGGAACCGCGGCCAGGCGCTGCGCTTCAAGCTCGGTGTCGGCCAGGTCATCGCCGGCTGGGACCAGGGCGTCCAGGGCATGAAGGTCGGCGGCCGTCGCGAGCTGATCATCCCGGCGCACCTCGCCTACGGCGACCGCGGCGCCGGCAACGCGATCGCCCCGGGCGAGACGCTGATCTTCGTGGTCGACCTGCTGGGCGTCTGA
- the prcB gene encoding proteasome subunit beta, whose translation MEANFGSTGRLPAAFLTPGSSSFIEFLADHQPELLPGRRTLPVGMAPIEAPHGTTIVSATFDGGVVIAGDRRATMGNIIAQRDIEKVFPADEYSAVGIAGTAGLAVEMVRLFQLELEHYEKIEGTSLSLEGKANRLTTMIRGNLGMAMQGLAVVPLFAGYDLDQGKGRIFTYDVTGGRSEETGFAATGSGSLFAKGSMKKLYRHDLSAEQAAMVVVQALYDAADDDSATGGPDLTRRIFPIVSVITDEGFRRLADDEVGEVAKTVLGHRLEQPDGPQAPLL comes from the coding sequence GTGGAAGCCAACTTTGGTAGCACCGGGCGTCTGCCGGCTGCCTTCTTGACCCCGGGGTCGTCCTCGTTCATCGAGTTCCTCGCCGACCACCAGCCGGAGCTGCTCCCCGGGCGGCGCACCCTGCCCGTGGGCATGGCGCCGATCGAGGCGCCGCACGGCACCACGATCGTCTCCGCCACCTTCGACGGCGGCGTGGTGATCGCGGGTGACCGCCGGGCGACCATGGGCAACATCATCGCCCAGCGCGACATCGAGAAGGTCTTCCCCGCCGACGAGTACTCCGCGGTCGGCATCGCCGGCACCGCCGGTCTTGCGGTCGAGATGGTGCGCCTGTTCCAGCTGGAGCTGGAGCACTACGAGAAGATCGAGGGCACCTCGCTCTCCCTGGAGGGCAAGGCCAACCGCCTCACCACGATGATCCGGGGCAACCTGGGGATGGCGATGCAGGGCCTGGCCGTGGTGCCGCTCTTCGCCGGCTACGACCTGGACCAGGGCAAGGGCCGGATCTTCACCTACGACGTCACCGGCGGCCGTTCCGAGGAGACCGGCTTCGCGGCGACGGGCTCGGGCTCGCTCTTCGCCAAGGGCTCGATGAAGAAGCTCTACCGGCACGACCTCTCCGCCGAGCAGGCGGCCATGGTGGTCGTCCAGGCGCTCTACGACGCCGCCGACGACGACTCCGCCACCGGTGGGCCCGACCTGACGCGCCGGATCTTCCCGATCGTCTCCGTGATCACCGACGAGGGCTTCAGGCGCCTGGCCGACGACGAGGTCGGCGAGGTGGCCAAGACGGTCCTCGGCCACCGGCTCGAGCAGCCGGACGGGCCGCAGGCCCCGCTGCTCTGA
- a CDS encoding ferredoxin, producing MSTSTESGTTAALEVWIDQDLCTGDGICVQYAPEVFELDIDGLAYVKGEDEELRAEPGACVPVPLTLLQDVADSAKDCPGDCIHVRRVADRVEVYGPDAE from the coding sequence ATGTCCACCAGCACCGAAAGCGGGACCACGGCGGCGCTCGAAGTCTGGATCGACCAGGACCTGTGCACGGGTGACGGGATCTGCGTCCAGTACGCGCCGGAGGTGTTCGAACTCGACATCGACGGGCTCGCCTATGTGAAGGGCGAGGACGAGGAGCTCAGGGCCGAGCCCGGGGCGTGCGTGCCGGTGCCGTTGACGCTGCTTCAGGACGTGGCGGATTCGGCCAAGGACTGCCCCGGCGACTGCATCCACGTCCGCCGGGTGGCGGACCGGGTCGAGGTCTACGGACCCGACGCCGAGTAG
- the arc gene encoding proteasome ATPase, whose product MAAHEDDYARGGRPARGSEEAQNQISMLEQEIAVLRRKITEPTRHTRILEERIVELQTNLNGVTAQNERLASTLREARDQIVALKEEVDRLAQPPAGFGTFLTANEDGTADIFTGGRKLRVNVSPSVPLDELRRGQEVMLNEALNIVDAMEFESIGDIVTLKEVLEDGERALVTGHTDEERVVRLAEPLRDIVLRPGDALLLEPRSGYVYEVVPKSEVEELVLEEVPDIDYDKIGGLGQQIEQIRDAVELPYLHADLFKEYELRPPKGVLLYGPPGCGKTLIAKAVANSLAKKVAEVTGRPQGKSYFLNIKGPELLNKYVGETERQIRLVFQRAREKASEGTPVIVFFDEMESLFRTRGSGVSSDVENTIVPQLLAEIDGVEGLENVIVIGASNREDMIDPAILRPGRLDVKIKIERPDAEAAKDIFSKYLKNSLPLHPDDVKEHGSSVDAAVAAMIQAVVERMYTESEENRFLEVTYANGDKEVLYFKDFNSGAMIQNIVDRAKKMAIKDYLDHGQRGLRVSHLLAACVDEFKENEDLPNTTNPDDWARISGKKGERIVFIRTLVTGKQGAESGRSIDTVANTGQYL is encoded by the coding sequence GTGGCAGCCCACGAAGACGACTACGCCCGAGGCGGCAGGCCCGCACGGGGTTCTGAAGAGGCACAGAACCAGATCTCGATGCTGGAGCAGGAGATCGCAGTCCTGCGCCGGAAGATCACTGAGCCCACGCGGCACACGAGGATCCTCGAAGAGCGGATTGTCGAGCTGCAGACCAACCTGAACGGCGTCACCGCCCAGAACGAGCGGCTCGCCTCGACGCTGCGCGAGGCGCGGGACCAGATCGTGGCCCTCAAGGAGGAGGTCGACCGGCTGGCGCAGCCGCCGGCCGGCTTCGGCACCTTCCTGACGGCCAACGAGGACGGGACGGCCGACATCTTCACCGGAGGGCGCAAGCTCAGGGTGAACGTCAGCCCGAGCGTCCCGCTGGACGAGCTGCGGCGCGGCCAGGAGGTCATGCTCAACGAGGCTCTCAACATCGTGGACGCGATGGAGTTCGAGAGCATCGGCGACATCGTGACGCTCAAGGAGGTGCTGGAGGACGGCGAGCGCGCGCTGGTCACCGGGCACACGGACGAGGAGCGGGTGGTCAGGCTCGCCGAACCGCTGCGCGACATCGTGCTGCGCCCCGGCGACGCGCTGCTGCTCGAACCGCGCTCCGGCTACGTCTACGAGGTCGTGCCGAAGAGCGAGGTCGAGGAGCTGGTCCTCGAAGAGGTGCCGGACATCGACTACGACAAGATCGGCGGTCTCGGTCAGCAGATCGAGCAGATCCGTGACGCGGTCGAGCTCCCGTACCTGCACGCCGACCTGTTCAAGGAGTACGAGCTGCGCCCGCCCAAGGGCGTGCTGCTCTACGGCCCGCCCGGCTGCGGCAAGACGCTGATCGCCAAGGCGGTGGCGAACTCGCTGGCCAAGAAGGTCGCCGAGGTCACCGGCCGGCCCCAGGGGAAGAGCTACTTCCTCAACATCAAGGGCCCCGAGCTGCTCAACAAGTACGTGGGCGAGACCGAGCGGCAGATCCGCCTGGTCTTCCAGCGGGCCAGGGAGAAGGCGAGCGAGGGCACGCCCGTCATCGTCTTCTTCGACGAGATGGAGTCGCTCTTCCGCACCCGCGGCTCGGGTGTCAGCTCGGACGTGGAGAACACCATCGTCCCGCAGCTGCTGGCCGAGATCGACGGTGTGGAGGGCCTGGAGAACGTCATCGTCATCGGCGCCTCCAACCGCGAGGACATGATCGACCCGGCGATCCTGCGGCCCGGCCGCCTGGACGTCAAGATCAAGATCGAGCGGCCGGACGCCGAGGCGGCCAAGGACATCTTCTCCAAGTACCTCAAGAACTCGCTCCCGCTGCACCCGGACGACGTCAAGGAGCACGGCAGCTCGGTCGACGCCGCCGTGGCCGCGATGATCCAGGCCGTGGTGGAGCGGATGTACACCGAGTCCGAGGAGAACCGCTTCCTGGAGGTCACCTACGCCAACGGTGACAAGGAGGTCCTGTACTTCAAGGACTTCAACTCCGGCGCCATGATCCAGAACATCGTGGACCGGGCCAAGAAGATGGCCATCAAGGACTACCTCGACCACGGCCAGCGCGGTCTGCGCGTCTCCCACCTGCTCGCCGCCTGCGTGGACGAGTTCAAGGAGAACGAGGACCTGCCCAACACCACCAACCCGGACGACTGGGCCAGGATCTCCGGCAAGAAGGGCGAGCGGATCGTCTTCATCCGCACGCTGGTCACCGGAAAGCAGGGCGCCGAGTCCGGCCGCTCCATCGACACCGTGGCCAACACGGGTCAGTACCTGTAA
- the prcA gene encoding proteasome subunit alpha → MSTPFYVSPQQAMADRAEYARKGIARGRSVVVLTYTDGIVFVAENTSRALHKVSEIYDRIAFAAVGRYNEFENLRIGGVRYADLRGYSYDRADVNARGLANVYAQTLGTIFSSTGEKPYEVELVVAEVGRTPGDDQIYRLTPDGSVVDEHGTVAVGGSSESIATYLEQRHQEGMTLPEALKLAVDGLARDPNGGAARTLTPDQLEVAVLDRGRWQQRKFKRLLGTQLGRLLEGDASAASDDDQEPEAGSSAAATEGE, encoded by the coding sequence GTGTCGACGCCGTTCTACGTCTCACCCCAGCAGGCCATGGCCGACCGTGCCGAGTACGCCCGCAAGGGCATCGCGCGCGGGCGCAGCGTGGTCGTGCTCACCTACACCGACGGCATCGTCTTCGTCGCGGAGAACACCTCCCGCGCGCTGCACAAGGTCTCGGAGATCTACGACCGGATCGCCTTCGCCGCCGTCGGCCGCTACAACGAGTTCGAGAACCTCCGCATCGGCGGCGTCCGTTACGCCGACCTGCGCGGGTACTCCTACGACCGGGCCGACGTCAACGCGCGCGGCCTGGCCAACGTCTACGCGCAGACGCTGGGCACCATCTTCTCCTCCACCGGGGAGAAGCCCTACGAGGTCGAGCTGGTGGTGGCCGAGGTCGGTCGGACCCCGGGGGACGACCAGATCTACCGGCTCACCCCGGACGGCTCGGTGGTCGACGAGCACGGCACCGTCGCCGTCGGCGGCAGCTCAGAGTCCATCGCCACCTACCTGGAGCAGCGCCACCAGGAGGGCATGACGCTGCCCGAGGCGCTCAAGCTGGCCGTCGACGGCCTGGCCAGGGATCCGAACGGCGGCGCCGCGCGCACGCTGACCCCGGATCAGCTGGAGGTCGCGGTGCTCGACCGCGGCCGCTGGCAGCAGCGCAAGTTCAAGCGGCTGCTGGGCACCCAGCTCGGCCGGCTGCTGGAGGGCGACGCCAGCGCCGCCTCCGACGACGACCAGGAGCCGGAGGCCGGTTCCTCGGCCGCGGCGACCGAGGGGGAGTAG